The genomic interval AGCGGCGCTCCGCTCGCCACGGAGGACGCGGCGCCCCAGGAGCGCGAAGCGGAGGCAGAGGCTTTCGCGCGTCTCGGCTGAGTTTTTCGGCGGCCGATGCCCGGGTGCCGAGCATCTTCGTCGTGCCTCCGCGTCCTCTCGCGATCCGCGGAGCGCTCCCCCGAAGCCGTACGTTCTCCGCCATGCCCGCCGCCTCCAAGCCCGTCGTCACCCGCTTCGCCCCCTCGCCCACGGGGGAGCTGCACGTGGGCGGGGCCCGCACGGCGCTGTACAGCTGGGCGCTGGCCCGCCGCCACGGGGGCCGGTTCCTGCTGCGCTTCGAGGACACCGACCTCGCCCGGAGCTCCGCCGCCGCCGCCGACCGCATCCGCGCCGACCTCGCCTGGTTCGGGCTGGACTGGGACAACGAAGGCGGCGTCGTGCCCCGCCAGAGCGAGCGGCACGCCGCGGGCGTCTACGACGCCGCCGTGGACACGCTGCTGAGCGCGGGCCGGGCGTACGAGCGGGACGGCGCGGTGCTGTTCCGCTTCGGCTGCGACACCGCGTTCGAGGACGCCGTCTACGGGTGCGTCGAGACGCCGGCCTCCGACAACCGCGACTTCGTGATCCGCAAGGGCGTCGCCGGCGGCGGCATGCCCACCTTCCACCTCGCCGTCGTCGTCGACGACCACGACGCGGGCGTCACCCACGTCGTCCGCGGCCAGGAGCACCTCAGCAACACGCCCAAGCACGCGGCGTTGTGCGACGCCCTGGGCTTCGACCGCCCGGTGTGGGCGCACACGCCGTCGATTCTCAACCCCGGCGGCTCGAAGATGAGCAAGCGCGACAAGGCCAAGGCCGCCCGCCTCGGCGCCGCGGAGAACCCAAGGCAGGAGCTGGTCGTGCCCGGCGTGACGCCCGACGCGCTCGCCGCCTTCCTCGCCAAGGACAACGACGACACCGCCATCGCCACCGCCAT from Phycisphaera mikurensis NBRC 102666 carries:
- a CDS encoding glutamate--tRNA ligase; this translates as MPAASKPVVTRFAPSPTGELHVGGARTALYSWALARRHGGRFLLRFEDTDLARSSAAAADRIRADLAWFGLDWDNEGGVVPRQSERHAAGVYDAAVDTLLSAGRAYERDGAVLFRFGCDTAFEDAVYGCVETPASDNRDFVIRKGVAGGGMPTFHLAVVVDDHDAGVTHVVRGQEHLSNTPKHAALCDALGFDRPVWAHTPSILNPGGSKMSKRDKAKAARLGAAENPRQELVVPGVTPDALAAFLAKDNDDTAIATAIAAALDLALPAVEVADFRRAGYLPGVVANYVALLGWNPGDGRERLSMEEIARAFDLGRVNRANSTFDRAKLAAFSQDTLIAMEPAAFAAALRDHLAAYRAGFLAALGLEKIDAFAALYQQRAVTLDDPASAGRFFVEPPAAYDAKAVKKNLTRQDGAGLAHLAAARDALAGVETFDEARVQAALEALAAERELPHLGAIAQPLRVALTGTAVSPDIAATVALLGREEVLARIDRCVERFSGGGG